In Corynebacterium ulcerans, one genomic interval encodes:
- the dnaB gene encoding replicative DNA helicase yields MTSGISPSFDDDAYVPPSDEDAPNDVEVYAPRMPDGEGRSYSPRRREAAPTSEFRQPPHDVEAEQGVLGAMLLSPQTVIEIVEVLTPEDFYRPAHQLIYSAMIDLFSDNKEIDPVIVAARLDRNNDLERVGGAPYLHTLISSVPTAANARYYAEIVAEKALLRQLVDAGTRVVQLGYEGTEGAEIESVIDLAQQEVFKVNKKGSAEDYAVLGDIIGPTMEELDDISAHGGLAMGVPTGFIDLDNLTNGLHGGQMIIVAARPGVGKSTLALDFVRSCAIKNEKAAVIFSLEMSKSEIAMRLISAEAEVRLSDMRSGKLDDAAWSKLAIRVGQIEQAPIFIDDSANLTMMEIRSKARKLKQKYDLQMIVVDYLQLMSSGRRVESRQQEVSEFSRQLKLLAKELDVPLIAISQLNRGPESRTDKRPQLADLRESGSLEQDADMVMLLYRPDSQDKENERAGEADIILAKHRGGPIDTVQVAHQLHYSRFVDMARG; encoded by the coding sequence ATGACCTCGGGAATCTCGCCAAGTTTTGATGATGATGCCTACGTTCCTCCTAGTGATGAGGACGCCCCAAACGACGTAGAGGTCTATGCGCCGCGTATGCCGGATGGAGAGGGGCGATCCTATTCCCCTCGGCGTCGAGAAGCTGCTCCTACGAGTGAATTCCGCCAGCCCCCACATGACGTGGAGGCTGAGCAAGGCGTGCTGGGGGCTATGCTGTTGAGCCCCCAGACGGTGATAGAAATCGTGGAGGTTTTAACTCCAGAAGATTTTTATCGCCCGGCGCATCAGCTGATTTACTCTGCGATGATCGATTTGTTCTCCGACAACAAGGAGATCGACCCGGTTATCGTTGCCGCGCGTCTTGACCGCAACAATGATCTGGAGCGCGTAGGCGGAGCACCATATCTGCACACGCTGATCTCTTCTGTCCCTACCGCCGCTAACGCCCGCTATTACGCGGAAATCGTCGCGGAAAAAGCCTTATTACGCCAGCTTGTCGACGCCGGAACGCGTGTTGTACAGCTGGGCTATGAAGGTACTGAGGGTGCTGAGATTGAATCCGTGATTGATCTTGCGCAACAAGAGGTCTTCAAGGTCAATAAGAAAGGCAGCGCTGAGGATTACGCGGTGCTGGGGGACATCATTGGGCCCACGATGGAAGAGCTGGATGATATTTCAGCCCACGGTGGTTTGGCCATGGGCGTTCCCACCGGATTCATCGATCTGGATAACCTTACCAACGGTCTGCATGGCGGTCAGATGATCATTGTTGCGGCTCGACCTGGTGTGGGTAAATCCACGCTGGCGTTGGACTTCGTGCGTTCTTGCGCGATTAAGAACGAAAAAGCCGCAGTGATTTTTTCCCTAGAAATGTCAAAGTCTGAGATCGCTATGCGTTTGATCTCGGCGGAAGCCGAGGTTCGGCTCTCTGACATGCGTTCGGGCAAGCTTGACGACGCCGCCTGGTCTAAATTGGCAATCCGCGTCGGCCAGATTGAGCAGGCTCCTATCTTTATCGACGACTCTGCCAACCTCACCATGATGGAGATTCGCTCGAAGGCGCGAAAGCTGAAGCAGAAATACGATCTGCAGATGATCGTGGTGGATTACCTTCAGCTCATGAGCTCCGGCCGTCGGGTGGAGTCGCGTCAGCAAGAGGTCTCGGAGTTCTCCCGTCAATTAAAGCTATTGGCTAAGGAACTCGATGTTCCCCTGATCGCTATCTCCCAGCTCAACCGTGGCCCTGAGTCGCGTACCGACAAACGCCCCCAGCTCGCGGACCTCCGTGAATCGGGCTCTCTGGAGCAGGACGCCGACATGGTTATGCTTCTCTATCGCCCAGACTCACAGGACAAGGAAAATGAGCGCGCCGGGGAAGCCGACATTATCCTGGCCAAGCATCGTGGCGGGCCGATTGATACCGTGCAGGTGGCCCACCAGCTGCATTACTCGCGGTTTGTGGATATGGCTCGCGGTTAG